Proteins from a genomic interval of Scophthalmus maximus strain ysfricsl-2021 chromosome 22, ASM2237912v1, whole genome shotgun sequence:
- the edn1 gene encoding endothelin-1, whose amino-acid sequence MDTYVLISVLSVMYSWSLCTVLSAPAGGETAADAAVSAVRHVRNKRCSCATFLDKECVYFCHLDIIWVNTPERVVSYGLGNAPRTKRALADSMATAPRCQCLLEKDNTCTSFCRPDQRLRSETRHDSLILSAEGEGCAGTHECKHTLAADTSRIKRTRSSRKKQGSPPAPLAVALKTRLLLEKWRVRAGPPKDHR is encoded by the exons ATGGATACATACGTTTTGATTTCCGTGTTATCAGTGATGTACTCCTGGAGTTTGTGCACAG TTCTGTCCGCGCCTGCTGGGGGAGAGACAGCCGCCGACGCCGCCGTCTCCGCGGTGCGCCATGTGCGCAACAAGCGCTGCTCGTGCGCCACTTTCCTGGACAAGGAGTGCGTGTACTTCTGCCACCTGGACATCATATGGGTCAACACACCCGA gCGCGTGGTCTCTTACGGACTGGGCAACGCTCCCAGGACAAAGCGCGCGCTGGCGGACTCCATGGCAACCGCACCTCGCTGCCAGTGTCTCCTCGAAAAGGACAACACGTGCACGAGCTTCTGTCGACCGGACCAACGCCTCAG GTCTGAGACGCGGCACGACTCCCTGATCCTCTCTGCCGAGGGCGAAGGCTGCGCCGGGACGCATGAGTGCAAACACACGCTGGCAGCCGACACCAGCAGGATCAAGAG GACGAGGAGCAGCCGCAAGAAACAGGGGTCGCCCCCGGCGCCGCTCGCGGTCGCCCTGAAGACGCgcctgctgctggagaagtGGAGGGTGCGAGCAGGGCCCCCTAAAGACCACCGATAA